The following proteins are co-located in the Microcystis wesenbergii NRERC-220 genome:
- a CDS encoding cation-translocating P-type ATPase — MVAHIQNRQFNGLSSQEASDRLKQHGYNELPSTQHRTFLTIALDIIQEPIFLLLIACGVIYLFLGDAQEALILLGFVFFIIGINLYQEQKTERSLEALRDLSSPRALVIRDGERQRIAGREVVEGDLIVVEEGDRVPADAILLWSTHLTIDESLLTGESVPVRKRTIHREEDPKHLSATLRPGGDDLPTVYSGTLAVQGQGIAQVQATGIGTEMGKIGKALQTVEPEDTVLQKETRRIVGKLTMIALAICAAVVVIYGLTRADWLHGFLAGLALAMAILPNEIPVVLAIFLALGAWRFSQKQVLTRRIPVVETLGSVTVLCVDKTGTLTLNQMAVKQLLVYSGPGAYLYDVTLHEREPLPEVLHPLIEFGILASRKDPFDPMEKALQQIGWNYLAKTEHLHTDWQLLHEYPLSTDLLAMSCVWESLTGELTVAAKGAPEAIADLCHFSPIQQQELVEQIQAMAGEGLRVLGVAQGRKMGTLPKTHAFESSGPLAYLESDDRLPVQQHDFEFEFVGLIGLEDPVRPTGAPAIAECYGAGIRVVMITGDYPVTAQNIARQIGLRPLDKVITGRELEQMGESELRDRIQSTNIFARVVPEQKLLIVNALKRSGEIVAMTGDGVNDAPALKSAHIGIAMGERGTDVARESADLVLLKDDFSSIVESVKLGRRIFDNLKKGMAYTLAVHVPIAGMSLIPVIFGWPLVLLPIHIAFLHLIIDPACTVVFEAEPAESDIMRRPPRNPKEPLFSRRTLRLALLQGISVLVVLVIVFAIAYNNGNSEFDARALAFTTLIISNLAMILTNRSWSRTIPEMLQAPNQALWWVIGGGLLFLGLVLYVPLLRHLFGFSFLHTDDLLVSLVSGVVSIFWFEGLKLWNRRNMNI; from the coding sequence ATGGTTGCACATATACAAAATAGGCAGTTTAACGGGTTGTCTAGTCAAGAAGCTAGTGATCGCTTGAAACAGCACGGCTACAACGAACTCCCTTCAACCCAGCATCGTACTTTTTTAACCATCGCCCTAGACATTATCCAAGAGCCGATTTTCTTGCTCCTGATTGCCTGTGGTGTCATCTACCTCTTTTTGGGTGATGCTCAAGAAGCTCTGATTTTGTTGGGGTTTGTCTTTTTTATTATTGGCATCAATCTTTACCAAGAGCAGAAAACGGAACGTTCTCTAGAAGCACTGCGGGACTTATCCAGTCCGCGGGCCTTGGTGATTCGAGATGGGGAGCGGCAGCGAATTGCCGGCCGAGAAGTGGTAGAGGGGGATCTGATCGTGGTGGAGGAGGGCGATCGCGTTCCTGCGGATGCGATTTTGTTGTGGTCCACTCACTTGACGATTGATGAATCGCTGTTAACCGGAGAGTCAGTTCCGGTCAGGAAACGCACCATCCACAGGGAAGAAGACCCGAAGCACCTTTCAGCCACCTTGAGACCGGGTGGAGACGACTTGCCCACCGTCTATTCCGGTACTCTGGCGGTACAAGGGCAGGGCATTGCCCAGGTGCAAGCAACGGGTATCGGCACTGAAATGGGAAAAATTGGCAAAGCTCTGCAAACGGTTGAACCGGAAGACACGGTCTTACAGAAAGAAACCCGTCGCATTGTCGGTAAATTGACGATGATCGCGCTGGCCATTTGTGCGGCGGTGGTGGTGATTTATGGATTAACCCGGGCCGATTGGTTGCATGGCTTTTTGGCAGGATTAGCCCTGGCGATGGCAATTTTGCCCAATGAAATTCCGGTGGTGCTGGCCATCTTTCTGGCTCTGGGAGCGTGGCGATTCTCGCAAAAACAGGTACTAACCCGTCGCATTCCAGTGGTTGAAACCCTGGGTTCTGTCACCGTTCTTTGTGTCGATAAGACTGGAACCCTGACATTGAACCAAATGGCCGTCAAACAATTGTTGGTTTACAGCGGCCCCGGTGCTTATCTGTACGATGTGACGCTCCACGAGCGCGAACCCTTGCCAGAAGTCCTTCATCCCCTGATCGAGTTTGGTATTCTAGCGAGTCGCAAAGATCCCTTTGACCCGATGGAAAAAGCTTTGCAGCAAATTGGTTGGAATTACCTAGCCAAGACCGAACACCTGCACACCGATTGGCAACTACTGCACGAATATCCCCTGTCCACCGATCTCTTGGCCATGTCCTGTGTCTGGGAATCCCTGACGGGGGAGCTTACCGTTGCGGCAAAAGGGGCCCCCGAAGCGATCGCCGATCTCTGCCATTTCAGCCCGATTCAACAACAGGAGCTTGTCGAACAGATCCAGGCAATGGCCGGAGAGGGTTTGCGAGTTCTGGGAGTTGCCCAAGGACGCAAAATGGGAACATTACCCAAAACTCACGCTTTTGAGTCATCTGGGCCTCTAGCCTACTTAGAATCTGACGATCGCTTACCTGTTCAACAACACGACTTTGAGTTTGAATTTGTCGGACTGATCGGCCTGGAAGACCCCGTGCGTCCTACTGGGGCACCTGCGATCGCTGAATGCTATGGTGCGGGAATTCGCGTTGTGATGATTACGGGTGATTATCCGGTAACAGCCCAGAACATTGCCCGTCAGATTGGACTCAGGCCTTTAGACAAGGTGATCACCGGTAGGGAACTGGAGCAAATGGGTGAGTCGGAACTGCGCGATCGCATTCAAAGCACCAACATCTTTGCCCGTGTCGTCCCCGAACAAAAACTATTGATTGTCAATGCACTGAAACGCTCCGGGGAAATTGTGGCCATGACTGGTGATGGTGTCAACGATGCCCCGGCTCTCAAGTCTGCTCATATCGGCATTGCCATGGGTGAACGGGGGACCGATGTAGCGCGAGAGTCTGCCGATTTGGTCCTGTTGAAAGATGATTTTTCGTCCATCGTCGAATCGGTCAAACTGGGCAGACGTATCTTTGACAACCTGAAGAAGGGGATGGCCTATACCTTGGCCGTTCACGTTCCGATCGCGGGTATGTCGTTGATTCCAGTCATCTTTGGCTGGCCTTTGGTGCTACTCCCCATCCACATTGCCTTTCTGCACTTAATTATCGATCCGGCCTGCACGGTTGTGTTTGAAGCTGAACCGGCAGAAAGCGATATTATGCGCCGCCCACCCCGTAATCCCAAAGAACCCTTGTTCAGTCGTCGGACGTTGCGATTGGCTTTGCTTCAAGGGATCAGCGTTTTAGTGGTACTGGTTATTGTATTTGCGATCGCCTATAACAACGGCAATAGTGAATTTGATGCCCGTGCCTTAGCGTTTACGACATTGATTATCTCCAACCTGGCTATGATCCTAACCAATCGTTCCTGGTCCCGAACGATTCCAGAAATGCTCCAAGCTCCTAATCAGGCTTTGTGGTGGGTGATCGGCGGTGGACTACTCTTTTTGGGATTAGTTCTCTATGTTCCCCTGCTACGACACCTGTTCGGCTTTTCATTTCTACATACTGATGATTTGCTGGTCAGCTTAGTTTCTGGAGTTGTCAGTATTTTCTGGTTTGAAGGACTAAAACTGTGGAACCGTCGGAACATGAACATCTAA
- the hemB gene encoding porphobilinogen synthase, producing the protein MFPIHRPRRLRQTPQMRRLVSETVLTANDFIYPLFATAGEGIAQEVKSMPGVYQLSIDKIVDEAKEVRDLGIPAIILFGLPESKDTEATGAWHDHGIVQKAATAIKEAVPDLLIVADTCLCEYTNHGHCGYLQTGDLTGRVLNDPTLELLQKTAVSQVKAGVDIIAPSGMMDGFVQAIRQGLDEAGYSDTPILSYTAKYASAYYGPFRDAADSTPQFGDRRTYQMDPGNAREALKEVELDVLEGADMLMVKPALSYLDIIWRIKEMTNLPVAAYNVSGEYSMIKAAALNGWIDEKRVTLETLTSFKRAGADIILTYHAKDAVRWLAEG; encoded by the coding sequence ATGTTTCCTATTCATCGCCCCCGTCGTCTGCGTCAAACCCCTCAAATGCGCCGTCTGGTGAGTGAAACCGTCTTGACAGCCAATGACTTTATCTATCCCCTTTTCGCCACGGCGGGGGAAGGTATTGCCCAGGAAGTCAAATCGATGCCGGGGGTGTACCAATTATCAATCGATAAAATTGTTGACGAAGCCAAGGAAGTGCGGGATTTAGGAATTCCAGCGATTATTTTATTCGGGCTGCCGGAAAGTAAAGACACAGAGGCGACGGGAGCATGGCACGATCATGGTATTGTGCAAAAAGCGGCCACAGCAATTAAAGAGGCAGTTCCTGATTTACTCATTGTCGCCGATACTTGTTTGTGTGAATATACCAACCATGGTCATTGTGGTTATCTGCAAACGGGAGATTTAACCGGCAGGGTATTAAACGATCCCACTCTGGAATTATTGCAAAAAACCGCCGTTTCCCAGGTAAAAGCGGGAGTGGATATCATTGCACCATCGGGAATGATGGATGGTTTTGTGCAGGCAATTCGTCAAGGATTGGATGAGGCGGGTTATAGTGATACACCGATTCTTTCCTATACGGCTAAATATGCCTCTGCCTATTATGGGCCGTTTCGGGATGCCGCCGATTCTACCCCCCAATTCGGCGATCGCAGAACCTACCAAATGGATCCGGGTAATGCCAGGGAAGCCTTAAAAGAGGTGGAATTAGATGTATTAGAGGGAGCAGATATGTTAATGGTTAAACCTGCTCTATCTTACCTGGATATTATCTGGAGAATCAAGGAAATGACTAATTTACCCGTGGCTGCCTACAATGTGTCGGGGGAATATTCAATGATTAAAGCGGCGGCGTTAAATGGCTGGATTGACGAAAAACGGGTGACTTTAGAGACTTTAACCAGCTTTAAACGGGCGGGTGCCGATATTATCTTAACCTACCACGCTAAGGATGCCGTGCGCTGGTTAGCAGAGGGTTAA